DNA sequence from the Paenibacillus physcomitrellae genome:
AAGCCCGATTCTCAGCTTATGCCGGTCCAGCTCGTGCCCCTGTTCTTCCAGGCTGACCTCTACCTCATACAACGGCTGATCACCCAAATTATTGGGCCACCACAACTGCGGCTCGTCTACTTTCAGCTCGAGATGGTGTTCTGAAATCGGAGCGTGACCAGAATGAGCGGGCTGCTCCGCCATGGAGACGAGCTGCTCTTTTCCCTCAGGTGAGGTAAGCTTGACCACAATCGCTCTATCCCCCTCAGACCAGCTGTCCGTCCGGACCCGTACATCCAGGGTGACCTCGCCGACTGCATGGGCCTGAGTGACATAAACGTCGTCAATCCTGGACCGGTCGTACCCGCGAATTGAAATATTGCGCCAAATGCCCATATCCGGCAGCTTTGGTCCCCAATCCCAGCCGAACATGGAATGGGCCTTGCGCAGGTGGGAGATGCCGGGCAAGGCATCCGTCGAATTGATGAGCGGCCTTTCCGCGTGTTTGCGAAGCACATATTCGACCGGTGAATGGAAGACCGCGCGCAGCGTATTTTCCCCCGGCGTTAAATAAGGTTTGATGTCCACTTCATAAATCCGGTGCATGTTGTCCGCTTGAAGGACAGGGGCTTCGTTCAAAAATAATTCGCAAAGCGTGTCCAGCCCTTCGCATAACAGCACAAGACGTTCATGATCCAGCATGGCCGGATCAGCTTCAAACGTACGTTTATATTCATAGTCGTATTTGGACAGCTCCAGCACTTCATCTTCCTGATCCCGATAGAATGGATCCGGCATCCTCCCCGTATTCAGCAGGTCGTTATAAACCGAACCCGGAACGGAAGCCTCCAGCCATTCCTTCCGGTCCATTCTTCTCATTTGCCATTTCCCGTTCAAATCCAGCAGCAGCATTCTGAATCCCCCACTCTTGATTTTTGTGGATCCTACGGGTGTTATTGTAACAAGGAAAAGGCTTTCATTCTTGTCTTGTGTTCACCCAAACCTTGTGCTATTTTAACATCAGCTCGAATGAAGGAGGAGCAAGCGATGCTTAAATTTACCGAAGCCGGCCATATTGATCCCGAGCTGCTGATGAATCCGTTCTGGGTGGAATCCTTGTCCCAGGTTTCTCCGGAGCATACGCATGATTTCTATGAGTTCTTTATCATCCGTGAAGGGACATGCCGGCATGTCGCCAACGGGCAAACTCAGCTCCTGAAGCCGGGATGTCTCGTATTCATGCGGCCCTCCGACATCCATAAATATGAACGTCTCGGGGATGAAGACTGCCGCTTTCTGAATATCGCCTGTCGGTACAAGGCGGTGGAGCAAGCTTTAGCATATTTAGATGAGCCTGCCTTTAAGGAAGGACTGCTGTCGGGAGCGGAGCCCCCTGTCGCCCTGCTTTCGCAGCTTGAGATGCTGGATGTGGTTCGCCATTTTGAACGGTTTCTTCTGTTGGCCACCTTGGACAAGATCAAAGCCCGATTGTATGCCAAAGGTTTGCTGACCGACATCCTGACCCAATATTTCCTGAAGCCCGATAACGTGGAGAAGCCGGACATTCCGCTGTGGCTGGAGCAAACCTTGTCCCAAATGCAGCTCAAAGAGAACCTGCTCGGCGGCCTCCAGGCCTTATACAGACTGTCTGGAAGGAGTGTCGGTCACGTGAATAGAGCCTTCCGGCAATACCTGCAGCAAACACCGACCGAATATGTGAACCAGCTGAAGCTGAATATCGCACGCAATCTGCTGCTGACCACGGAATGGAAAGTTGTCGATATTGCTCTCGAATCCGGCTTTGACAATGTCAGTCACTTCTACCACCAATTCAAAAAGTTCTACCACCAGGCCCCGCTGGATTTCCGCCGTAATGCGGCCAAGTGATAAGGTAAAAAAACCACAAAAAAAGCAAATGCCGCAATCCGCGTTCCGGATCCGGCATTTGCTTATTCATCATTTACTGTTCTATCCGTTTCTTGAATGGCCGCCTGAGTTGAAACCTTTGCAACTAAGGCCATGTTTACTCGATCCACGTTTACTCGATCCAATCTTCCGCCCAAGACTGAATTTGATCCATCACGGGGCGGAGCGCCTTTCCTTTTTCGGTCAGCTCATATTCAATCCTTACCGGCGTTTCCGGATAGACGTGCCGGGTCAAAATCCCCTCGCACTCCAGATCCTTCATCCGTTCGGACAGCATCTTATCGCTCATTGACGGAATCAGATTCGAAATATCTTTAAAGCGTTTGGGACCACTCATCAAAGTTCGAATAATCAATCCGTTCCACCGTTTCCCCAGGAAAGAAAATGCGGTTTCAAAGCGGGGGCACATGCTGAAATCCTTATCTGCCATTGCTTATCACCTCTTTAATGATCCGGAGCAGATGGTTCCGGATTTTGCTTACATTAAGTTAGTACATATCATTTTAACATAGTTTTGGCGATTTGAAAACGGGCTATTCATGGAATCTTAATTTTTCGACAAAAAAACCTTATCTTTGTTATTCTAATTTCCCCTAAAAAGAGAGAAGCAATCCTTAAACAAAAGTTCAGGATTGCTTCTTTTTGCTCTAAGATGTATCTGACAGACCAGACAGCTTACAGCCACCACATATCAGCAGCAGAGTCCTCGATCAGCACCTGCTTCAGGTTGCCGACCGCTTTGGTAAAGCCTTCTTCAACAGACATGAGGCCGTCTTCATGCTCGATGCTGACCACATAATCGTAGCCGACGAGGCGCAGCGTGCTGATGATGTCCGCCCAGGTTTTGAGGTCATGACCGTAACCTACGGTGCGGAACTGCCAAGCGCGGTCCATCATTTTGTCATAGGTCTGCATATCCGTAATGCCCCATTTGTTGACGTTAACCGGATCAATGGTTGTGTCCTTCGCATGGAAATGGTGGATCGCATTTTCACGACCCAAAATTTTGACCGCCTCAACCGGATCAATCCCCTGCCACCACATGTGGCTTGGGTCGAGGTTGGCACCGATGACTTCGCCTGCCGCTTCGCGCAGCTTCAGCAGTGTTCCTGGCGTATGTACCGAGAAACCGCCGTGCAGCTCCAAACCGATCTTCACATGATGTTCGGCAGCGAATTTTCCCCACTCTGTCCAGTAAGGAATGACTTTGTTCTCCCACTGCCATTTCAGGATTTCCTGGTAATCGTTTGGCCAAGGAGCTACCGGCCAGTTTGGATATTTGGCGTCTTCATGATCTCCCGGACAGCCGGAGAATGTATTGACCACCGGTACTTCAAGCTGCTCCGCCAGCAAGACGGTTTTGACGAAATCGTCATGATCGGCCTGGGCCAGCGCTTTCTGCGGATGAAGCGGATTACCGTGGCAGCTCAGTGCGCTGATGGTTAAACCGCGGGATTGAACCGCCCGCTTGAACTCGTTCAGCTTGGTTTTATTTTCGAGCAGCTCGTCAGGTTTGCAGTGTGCGTTGCCCGGATTGCCACCTGTACCGATTTCTACAGCCTGGATGCCTTTTGAGGCTACATAGTCAAGTGCTTCCTCAAGGGGACGTCCACCAAACAGAACCATAAAAATGCCTAATTTCACACCAATTCCTCCCTGAACCCTTATTATGGAATGCTTATCTTATTATAAACATGCTTTCTAGGCAAAAGCTGCCACAATTCAATTTTTAGCATATTCAACGTGTCAGCATATTCGGCTACTTAGCGTTACATGTTTAGCGTGTTAGCCTCTTTTAGCTTATTAGCGCATTGTTGATCAGTCAAAATAAACCGCTTTGCCCGTTTTGGCCGACTCATAGATCGCTTCCAGAATTTGCGTTACCACAAAGGCTTGCTCCGGTTTCACGAGCGGCTCTTTGTCTTCCAGAATCGCCTGTACCCAGGCTTTGGCTTCACGGTAGGCGTCCGTTTCCTCTTCACCAGAGAAGAAGGCTACGCCGCCGGAGCTGAGGTCGATTTGCGTATCATAGAGACGGCTGTTCTTCTCGCCGTTGATGCGCAGACCATTTTTCATATCGGCTCCGCCTTCTGTTCCGCACAGCAGCGTTTTGGCTTCGCCGGTCTCAACTACGTTCAGGGCCCAGCTGGACTCCAGAATGATCGTAGCGCCGTTCTTCATCGTAATGTAACCGAATGCAGAATCTTCAACCTTGAACTGGGCAGGATCCCAGGAACCAAATGCATTCGCTGCATTCTCGCGGTGACCGAGCTTATGGAAGACGGAACCCATAACACTCTTAGGCTCGTAGTTATCCATCAGCCACAAGGTCAGATCCAGGGCGTGTGTGCCGATATCGATCAACGGGCCGCCGCCTTGCTTCTCTTCGTCCAGGAATACGCCCCAGGTTGGAACCGCACGGCGGCGGATCGCCAAAGCTTTACCCAGGTAAATGTCGCCCAATTCACCTTGCTCACACAATTCCTTCAAATACAGGCTGTCGTTGCGGAAACGGTTCTGGTAAGCAATGCTCAGCTTCTTGCCGGTCCGTTTAGCGGCTTCCAGCATAGCACGGGCCTGCTCGGCCGTTTTGGCCATCGGCTTCTCACACATCACATGGTTGCCCGCTTCGAGCGCAGCTACCGTAATTTCGGAGTGGGAATCGTTTGGCGTGCAGACATGCACAACATCAATG
Encoded proteins:
- a CDS encoding helix-turn-helix domain-containing protein, yielding MLKFTEAGHIDPELLMNPFWVESLSQVSPEHTHDFYEFFIIREGTCRHVANGQTQLLKPGCLVFMRPSDIHKYERLGDEDCRFLNIACRYKAVEQALAYLDEPAFKEGLLSGAEPPVALLSQLEMLDVVRHFERFLLLATLDKIKARLYAKGLLTDILTQYFLKPDNVEKPDIPLWLEQTLSQMQLKENLLGGLQALYRLSGRSVGHVNRAFRQYLQQTPTEYVNQLKLNIARNLLLTTEWKVVDIALESGFDNVSHFYHQFKKFYHQAPLDFRRNAAK
- a CDS encoding Gfo/Idh/MocA family protein, yielding MSKQLKVAIIGCGGIANGKHLPSLAKQPEVDLVAFCDIVEERARKAAKEYGTQDAKVFTDYRELLANSDIDVVHVCTPNDSHSEITVAALEAGNHVMCEKPMAKTAEQARAMLEAAKRTGKKLSIAYQNRFRNDSLYLKELCEQGELGDIYLGKALAIRRRAVPTWGVFLDEEKQGGGPLIDIGTHALDLTLWLMDNYEPKSVMGSVFHKLGHRENAANAFGSWDPAQFKVEDSAFGYITMKNGATIILESSWALNVVETGEAKTLLCGTEGGADMKNGLRINGEKNSRLYDTQIDLSSGGVAFFSGEEETDAYREAKAWVQAILEDKEPLVKPEQAFVVTQILEAIYESAKTGKAVYFD
- a CDS encoding sugar phosphate isomerase/epimerase family protein — its product is MKLGIFMVLFGGRPLEEALDYVASKGIQAVEIGTGGNPGNAHCKPDELLENKTKLNEFKRAVQSRGLTISALSCHGNPLHPQKALAQADHDDFVKTVLLAEQLEVPVVNTFSGCPGDHEDAKYPNWPVAPWPNDYQEILKWQWENKVIPYWTEWGKFAAEHHVKIGLELHGGFSVHTPGTLLKLREAAGEVIGANLDPSHMWWQGIDPVEAVKILGRENAIHHFHAKDTTIDPVNVNKWGITDMQTYDKMMDRAWQFRTVGYGHDLKTWADIISTLRLVGYDYVVSIEHEDGLMSVEEGFTKAVGNLKQVLIEDSAADMWWL
- a CDS encoding winged helix-turn-helix transcriptional regulator; translated protein: MADKDFSMCPRFETAFSFLGKRWNGLIIRTLMSGPKRFKDISNLIPSMSDKMLSERMKDLECEGILTRHVYPETPVRIEYELTEKGKALRPVMDQIQSWAEDWIE